From Salmo salar chromosome ssa04, Ssal_v3.1, whole genome shotgun sequence, one genomic window encodes:
- the LOC106603567 gene encoding olfactory receptor 1052-like — protein sequence MNSTQSSPVAFFIIQGLASLGEKKMVLFIIFLLAYTIILGGNIMIIYLVRTDPKLGSPMYFFLHNLSIVDMIYTTVTIPNMLSGFLTEVKTVSVPGCFIQMNCFIHMSVTGRALLTAMAYDRYVAICNPLRYAAVMTRPVCLLLIIGAWTFGAICTFPTTSMAMQRSYCGPNVVRHCWCDPSSVRLLVCGDTQVDSIVSLSSALIALLTTGVLILTSYILIGVKIAKMGAAQRLKAFSTCAAHLTVVSISYSSASFVYISYRVGNFSPEVRIIVSVLYSAVTPFLNPVIYSLRNKELRAAIKRAFCRHRDVSPQGHKTLNTLS from the exons ATGAACAGCACCCAGTCCAGCCCTGTCGCCTTCTTCATCATCCAGGGCCTGGCCAGTCTGGGGGAGAAGAAGATGGTCCTGTTTATCATCTTCCTGCTGGCCTACACCATCATCCTCGGAGGAAACATCATGATCATCTACCTG GTCCGGACCGACCCGAAGCTGGGCTCCCCCATGTACTTCTTCCTCCACAACCTGTCCATCGTGGACATGATTTACACAACGGTCACCATTCCCAACATGTTGTCAGGCTTCCTGACTGAGGTCAAGACTGTGTCCGTCCCCGGCTGCTTCATCCAAATGAACTGTTTCATCCACATGTCTGTTACCGGCCGCGCCCTGCTGACCGCTATGGCCTACGACCGCTATGTGGCCATCTGTAATCCTCTCCGCTATGCCGCTGTGATGACCCGCCCCGTCTGCCTGCTACTCATCATTGGGGCGTGGACCTTCGGCGCCATCTGCACCTTCCCAACCACTAGCATGGCAATGCAGCGTTCATACTGTGGACCCAACGTGGTGCGCCACTGCTGGTGCGACCCGTCCTCAGTGAGGCTACTGGTGTGTGGGGACACTCAGGTGGACAGCATTGTGTCACTGTCTTCTGCCCTCATAGCGCTGCTCACCACGGGTGTGCTCATCCTCACTTCCTACATCCTCATCGGTGTGAAGATAGCTAAAATGGGCGCTGCACAGCGACTGAAGGCGTTTAGCACCTGTGCCGCCCACCTGACGGTTGTGTCCATTTCTTACAGCTCAGCTTCATTTGTCTACATCTCCTACCGTGTGGGAAACTTCTCTCCAGAG GTGCGTATCATCGTGTCGGTGCTGTACTCGGCTGTGACTCCTTTCCTGAACCCGGTGATCTACAGCCTGAGGAACAAGGAGCTGAGAGCGGCCATCAAGAGGGCCTTCTGCCGACACAGAGACGTCTCACCGCAGGGCCACAAAACACTCAACACACTGTCCTGA
- the LOC106603568 gene encoding olfactory receptor 52N5-like, producing MENHTYPKNMFLLEGLKVTQQSSYPAFILLLIIYIFTMVSNIGLILLISMERSLHQPMYILFCNLPLNDALGATVIVPRLLSDIFVASPDRYINDVACAIQAFCAHIFGTTSHTILIIMAFDRYVAICNPLRYATIMTNRMIAKLTVFAWGSAFLLVGVLLGLTLSLSRCRSEIFNPFCDNASLFKLSCESVIINNIYGLTFTILLLGSSIGSVTLTYLKIAMVCVRNKNRVLNSRALQTCSTHLSVYIIMLVSGFIIIFLHRFPQWADHRKLSAILFNVVPPWLNPVIYGLQTKEIRQKIFNKFHNNKVTV from the coding sequence ATGGAGAACCACACCTACCCTAAGAACATGTTCCTCCTGGAGGGGTTAAAGGTCACTCAACAGTCCTCCTACCCTGCCTTCATCcttctcctcatcatctacatcTTCACGATGGTGTCCAACATCGGCCTCATACTACTGATCTCCATGGAGAGGAGCCTGCACCAGCCCATGTACATCCTCTTCTGCAACCTACCTCTCAATGACGCTCTTGGAGCCACGGTTATCGTCCCTCGTTTGCTGAGTGACATATTTGTGGCAAGCCCAGACCGCTACATTAATGACGTTGCGTGTGCCATCCAAGCATTTTGTGCCCACATTTTTGGCACAACATCACATACAATACTGATTATCATGGCCTTTGATAGATATGTGGCCATCTGCAACCCCCTGCGATACGCCACCATCATGACCAACAGGATGATCGCAAAACTGACTGTTTTTGCCTGGGGGTCTGCCTTTCTGCTTGTGGGGGTCCTCCTGGGCCTCACACTCAGCCTGTCACGATGCAGATCTGAAATCTTCAACCCCTTCTGTGACAATGCCTCGTTATTCAAGCTCTCCTGTGAAAGTGTTATTATTAACAATATCTATGGACTCACTTTTACCATCCTACTCCTGGGGTCCTCCATAGGGAGTGTGACACTAACATACCTTAAGATAGCTATGGTGTGTGTGAGAAACAAAAACAGGGTTCTGAATAGCAGGGCCTTGCAGACCTGCTCCACACACCTGTCTGTGTACATCATCATGCTGGTGTCCGGTTTCATCATCATCTTTCTCCATCGCTTCCCTCAGTGGGCCGACCACAGGAAACTGTCAGCCATTTTGTTTAATGTGGTTCCTCCTTGGCTCAATCCTGTTATCTACGGTTTGCAGACCAAAGAGATCAGACAGAAAATCTTCAACAAGTTTCATAATAATAAAGTGACTGTATGA